Below is a window of Pseudomonas eucalypticola DNA.
AACAGCGGCAACCACATTTCGGCCGGCATGGCCGGTTTTTCCGTGAGGCTGAAGGTGGCGCCCTGATGCAGGGTGCTCCACCATTGCACCGAATACTTGATGATCGGAATATTCACCACGCCCACCAGCGCCAGCACCGCACAGGCCTTGGCGGCGCTGTCGCGGTGGGTGATGGCGTGGCCCAGGGCAATCAGCCCCAGGTAGAGGAACAGCAGAATCAGCATCGAGGTGAGGCGTGCATCCCACACCCAGAACGTACCCCAGGTGGGCTTGCCCCAGATGGACCCGGTGAGCAGCGCCAGGGCCGTCATCCAGGCCCCGATGCGCGCGCCGCACTGCAAGGCGATGTCGGCGATCTTCATTTTCCATACCAGGCCCACCAGCCCGGCGATGGCGATCATCACGTAACACGACTGGGCCAGCATGGCCGCCGGCACGTGGATATAGATGATGCGGAAGCTGTTGCCCTGCTGGTAGTCCGGTGGCGCGAAGGCCAGCCCCCAGACCACGCCAATGCTCAGCAATAGCGCCGCGGCGATACTGAGCCAGGGCAACAGCCGGCCGCTGATGCCGTAGAACCATTTCGGCGAGCCGAGCTTGTGAAACCACGTCCAACTGATCACGCTGCTATTCATCACGGTACATCCTGAATCATCGCCAGCCCTCATGGGGGCTGGCCTCATTATTCGCCGACGCTGATCTTGAGGCCAGCGGCTATCGCAAAGGGTGTCAGGGTCACCGCGAGGGCGGTCAGGCTACCCAGCCACAACAGGTAGCCGGCGCTCGGCATGCCTTGCAGGGCGGCCTGCAGCGCGCCGCTGCCGAGAATCAACACCGGTATGTACAGCGGCAGAATCACCAGCGCCAGCAACAGGCCGCCGCGCTTGAGCCCCACGGTCAGGGCCGCGCCCACTGCGCCCAGCAGGCTGAGCACTGGGGTGCCCAGCAGCAGCGAGGCCAGCAGCACCGGCAGGCAGGCCAGCGGCAAGCCCAGCATCAGTGCCAGCAAAGGCGACAGCAAGACCAGCGACAGGCCGGAAAATGACCAGTGCGCCAGTACCTTGGCCAGCACCAGCAAGGGCAACGGGTGCGGGGACAGCACCCACTGTTCCAGGGAGCCGTCTTCGAAATCGCTGCGAAACAGGCCATCGAGCGAAAGCAGCACCGACAACAGCGCCGCCACCCACACCAGGCCCGGCGACAAGGTACGCAGCAACTGTGCCTCGGGCCCGACGGCCAGGGGGAACAGGGCGATCACTATGGCAAAGAATACCAGTGGATTGGCCAGTTCGGCGGGCCGGCGCACCAACAACCGCGCTTCACGCTTGATCAGGGTAATGAACACGCCGCTCATGCTGCCCACCGCGCCAGGTCCAGCTCACGGTAACCGGACGGCATCGTGGCCAGGCTGTGGTGGGTGGTGAGCACCACCATGCCGCCGTTCTCGCAGTGCGCGGCCAGGTGGCCTTCCAGTTGCGCCACCCCGTGCTTGTCCAGGGCGGTGAAAGGTTCATCCAGAATCCACAAGGGCGCCGGCGCCGGCAGGTACAACCGCGCCAGGGCCACGCGGCGCTGCTGGCCGGCCGACAAGGTATGGCAGGGGACGTCTTCGAAGCCGTGCAGGCCCACGGCGGCCAGTGCCTGCCAGATTGCCTCGCGCGAAGCCGGCTGGTGCAAGGCGCACAGCCAGGTCAGGTTTTCCTCGGCGCTGAGCACATCCTTGATACCGGCCGCGTGGCCGATCCACAGCAGCATCCGCGCCAGCGCCGCGCCCTGCCCTGCCAGCGGCTGGCCGCCCAGCAATACCTGGCCGGCAGTGGGCTGCATCAACCCGGCCAGCAGGCGCAGCAGGCTGGTCTTGCCACTGCCATTGGGGCCACTGACCTGCAGCATGTCGCCGGGGCGCACGCTCAGGTCAAGCTGCTCGAACAGCATCCGCCAGTCACGCTCGCACGCCAGCGCCTGGGCTTGGAGATGAGGAGTCAATCGAAGGCCTTAATCATTCGGATGAAGGGTAGCGACGACGGCTCAAGTCGACGCCCGGTTTGCCGTTATGCTGGCAATGGCGTACGTCTTGCAGCGGTTGCAGGGCTGCCCACTCTGTATACAAGGTTTGGTAAAGTTGGTGCGGCATTATACATACCGACTCCCGTTGCCAGCATGGCAATTTCCACAGGCCCGTTCATGACCCCTGACATCACCAGCGTCTCTTCCCAGCAACCCCTGCCGGCAGCATTGCGTCCGGTGGTGAGCGGTGTGGACACGCTCAAGCTGCTGACCTCGCTGGAAGGGCTGCTCAACGTGGGCGACAGCGCCACGGGGCAAGTGCTATCGAGCAAGGCCGGCGGTGTTGGCCAGCCGTTCCAGGTGGTGCTGGCGCTGACGACCGCCAGCGGTGAACAGGCCACCGTGGTGGCCAGCAGCAAGCAGGCCTTGCCTCAGGGCACCCAGGTGACGCTGACGCAGCTGCCCTCCGGCACACTGGGCATCGTGGTGCAACAGAGCAAAAGCACGGCCCTCGCTCCCTTGACCCAACTGGACACCCGCCAATTGCCGGTGGGTACGCTGGTGCAAGGCAAGGTGCTGAGCAGCGAAGCGGTTCCCCAGGGCGGCAGTTACCGTTCGCTGGTTGCCCTGCTGAACACGCCGCTCGCCGGCAGCACCCTGGCGCTTG
It encodes the following:
- a CDS encoding heme ABC transporter permease — its product is MISWTWFHKLGSPKWFYGISGRLLPWLSIAAALLLSIGVVWGLAFAPPDYQQGNSFRIIYIHVPAAMLAQSCYVMIAIAGLVGLVWKMKIADIALQCGARIGAWMTALALLTGSIWGKPTWGTFWVWDARLTSMLILLFLYLGLIALGHAITHRDSAAKACAVLALVGVVNIPIIKYSVQWWSTLHQGATFSLTEKPAMPAEMWLPLLFTALGFYCFFGAVLLMRMRLEVLKREARSSWAKAEVAQALGLEAGA
- the ccmB gene encoding heme exporter protein CcmB; this translates as MSGVFITLIKREARLLVRRPAELANPLVFFAIVIALFPLAVGPEAQLLRTLSPGLVWVAALLSVLLSLDGLFRSDFEDGSLEQWVLSPHPLPLLVLAKVLAHWSFSGLSLVLLSPLLALMLGLPLACLPVLLASLLLGTPVLSLLGAVGAALTVGLKRGGLLLALVILPLYIPVLILGSGALQAALQGMPSAGYLLWLGSLTALAVTLTPFAIAAGLKISVGE
- the ccmA gene encoding cytochrome c biogenesis heme-transporting ATPase CcmA, which translates into the protein MLFEQLDLSVRPGDMLQVSGPNGSGKTSLLRLLAGLMQPTAGQVLLGGQPLAGQGAALARMLLWIGHAAGIKDVLSAEENLTWLCALHQPASREAIWQALAAVGLHGFEDVPCHTLSAGQQRRVALARLYLPAPAPLWILDEPFTALDKHGVAQLEGHLAAHCENGGMVVLTTHHSLATMPSGYRELDLARWAA